In a single window of the Agrobacterium vitis genome:
- a CDS encoding pyridoxine 5'-phosphate synthase: protein MPAKLSVNLNAIAMLRNRRDLPWPDVRHFGRLALQAGAQGLTVHPRPDQRHVRFSDLPLLRALIDDEFPKAEFNIEGYPSEDFLQLCEEAQPEQVTLVPDDPSQATSDHGWDFAAHQAFLTDVVARLKTAGMRVSLFADGDGNAQAVATAKATGADRIELYTGPYGSCYDAPEKAASELALLGATADAAHALGLGVNGGHDLTVANLPALAKRVPFLAEVSIGHALTADALEFGMAETVRRFRRACGELV, encoded by the coding sequence ATGCCAGCAAAATTATCCGTCAATCTGAATGCCATCGCCATGCTGCGTAACCGGCGCGATCTTCCCTGGCCGGATGTCCGGCATTTCGGTCGCCTTGCGCTTCAGGCGGGCGCCCAAGGCCTGACGGTTCATCCGCGGCCCGACCAGCGGCATGTCCGGTTCAGCGACCTGCCGCTGCTGCGGGCGTTGATCGATGACGAGTTTCCAAAGGCCGAGTTCAATATCGAGGGTTATCCCAGCGAAGATTTTCTACAGCTTTGCGAAGAAGCGCAGCCGGAGCAGGTGACTTTGGTCCCGGACGATCCGTCTCAGGCTACCTCGGATCATGGCTGGGATTTCGCCGCGCATCAAGCGTTTTTGACAGATGTCGTTGCGCGGCTGAAGACGGCTGGCATGCGGGTTTCACTGTTTGCCGATGGCGATGGAAATGCGCAGGCGGTTGCCACGGCCAAGGCGACGGGCGCCGACCGGATCGAGCTTTACACGGGGCCGTATGGTAGCTGCTACGATGCGCCAGAAAAAGCGGCCAGTGAACTTGCGCTTCTGGGCGCTACGGCTGATGCGGCGCATGCGTTGGGGCTGGGCGTTAACGGTGGTCATGACCTGACGGTCGCCAATCTTCCGGCGCTGGCTAAGCGGGTCCCGTTCCTGGCCGAGGTGTCTATCGGTCATGCGCTGACGGCGGACGCGCTGGAATTCGGCATGGCCGAAACCGTCCGGCGTTTTCGCCGGGCCTGTGGCGAGCTGGTCTGA
- a CDS encoding SDR family oxidoreductase — MTKILITGASGKLGRLVINHLLESQHVAAADIVAASRNPSGLADLAAKGIETRRADFTDPASLDQAFSGIERLLIISTDAIGSRIEQHKAAIAAAANAKVDRIFYTSMPNPDTSKILFAPEHAQTEQAIKASGLAYTILRNNWYMENLFLTLPSALASGQWYTSAAEGKTAYIAREDIARAIASALAKPVTENIIYTLSGSRAYTNREIAALVEKATGKPLAVVDITDQQLEDGMVAAGVPKPVAPVFASIDTAIRAGDLDVITDDAQSLSGHPLLPLETFIEANKTSLIG, encoded by the coding sequence ATGACCAAAATTCTGATTACCGGAGCCTCCGGAAAGCTTGGAAGACTTGTCATCAACCATTTGCTGGAAAGCCAGCATGTTGCCGCCGCCGATATCGTCGCCGCCAGCCGCAACCCGTCGGGTCTGGCAGATCTTGCCGCAAAGGGCATCGAAACGCGGCGAGCCGACTTTACCGATCCGGCATCGCTTGACCAGGCCTTTTCCGGCATCGAGCGGCTGCTGATCATTTCCACCGATGCCATCGGTTCCCGCATCGAGCAACACAAGGCAGCGATTGCCGCCGCCGCCAATGCCAAGGTCGACCGGATTTTCTACACATCCATGCCAAATCCGGACACATCCAAGATCCTGTTTGCCCCCGAACATGCGCAGACCGAACAGGCCATCAAGGCTTCGGGCCTCGCCTATACGATTTTGCGCAACAACTGGTACATGGAAAATCTGTTCCTGACGCTACCATCGGCGCTGGCCAGCGGCCAGTGGTATACATCCGCCGCAGAGGGCAAGACCGCCTATATCGCGCGGGAAGACATTGCCCGCGCCATTGCCAGCGCTCTGGCCAAGCCTGTCACCGAAAATATCATCTATACGCTCAGCGGCAGCCGCGCCTATACCAACAGGGAAATTGCCGCCCTGGTCGAAAAAGCCACGGGCAAGCCGCTTGCCGTGGTCGACATCACCGACCAGCAGTTGGAAGACGGCATGGTCGCTGCTGGCGTTCCCAAACCCGTAGCCCCTGTATTCGCCTCAATCGATACAGCCATCCGCGCCGGTGACCTGGATGTGATAACCGATGACGCGCAAAGCTTGTCGGGTCATCCATTGCTGCCGCTGGAGACCTTCATAGAAGCAAACAAGACCTCCCTTATCGGCTGA
- a CDS encoding winged helix-turn-helix transcriptional regulator, producing the protein MNDATQRAPSQTTTSGVSKSKRAEDNCPVRSVISHVGDKWSTLILGSLAEKPYRFGELRRLVPDISQRMLTQTLRDLQRDGYVHRQVFPTKPPSVEYGLTEMGEQLVFSLKHLVEFAIDNHARVVEARARFDRQNV; encoded by the coding sequence ATGAACGATGCCACGCAGCGGGCGCCTTCGCAGACAACGACGAGTGGGGTAAGCAAAAGCAAGCGGGCGGAAGACAATTGCCCGGTGCGCTCGGTGATTTCCCATGTCGGCGACAAATGGTCGACCTTGATTCTCGGATCGCTTGCCGAAAAGCCCTATCGTTTCGGTGAGCTTCGACGCCTGGTGCCTGATATTTCCCAGCGCATGCTGACCCAGACCCTGAGAGACCTGCAACGCGACGGTTATGTTCACCGGCAGGTTTTTCCCACCAAGCCGCCCAGCGTTGAATATGGTCTGACGGAGATGGGTGAGCAGCTGGTGTTTTCGCTCAAACATCTGGTGGAATTTGCCATCGATAATCATGCCCGCGTGGTCGAGGCCCGGGCACGATTCGATAGGCAGAATGTTTGA
- a CDS encoding methyl-accepting chemotaxis protein yields the protein MFGISSIARMQTQSLKLITANIMISDVDLNIRYMNTSVMELLKEAESDLKKELPRFDFNKLIGSNIDIFHKNPSHQRNMLAALKTQHRATIWVGHRAFDLIVTPLRESGKTTGFVVEWADAKERLQNLDYQGQMMAISRSQGIIEFTMDGEIVSANENFLKAIDYKLDEIKGRHHSMLVDPEYAKSTAYQEFWAGLRRGEVQSAEFIRYGKNGKKVVINAAYNPILDAKGKVTKVVKFATDVTDRVNAVNAIGTALTRLAQGDLSFTLDTPFAPDFEELRRTMNDALLQMRNTLGAVSHSTSQIDNGTREISQSAEDLSKRTEQQAASLEETAAALDEITVNVSNASKRAEEARHSASTASDNAIRSSKVVEDAVGAMSRIENSSNQISNIIGVIDEIAFQTNLLALNAGVEAARAGEAGKGFAVVAQEVRELAQRSAQAAKEIKELIRNSSNEVSTGVRLVSETGEALRTIQQNIVAVNEHMEAITSSAREQATGLSEVNAAVNQMDQVTQQNAAMVEETNAAGASLAQETARLRELIEKFQLGGTGMRPSSRQLGAATSAHRPTTSPARELMSKVAGSVASQSGGGWSEF from the coding sequence ATGTTTGGAATTTCTAGTATCGCTCGGATGCAGACCCAGTCTTTGAAGCTGATTACAGCGAATATCATGATCTCGGATGTCGATCTTAATATTCGCTATATGAACACGTCCGTCATGGAGCTGCTCAAGGAAGCTGAATCCGACCTTAAAAAAGAACTTCCGCGCTTCGATTTCAATAAGCTCATTGGCAGCAATATCGATATTTTCCACAAAAACCCTTCCCATCAGCGCAATATGCTGGCTGCTCTCAAAACGCAGCACAGGGCGACGATCTGGGTTGGCCACCGCGCGTTCGATCTCATCGTCACGCCGCTGCGCGAAAGTGGAAAAACGACCGGCTTCGTTGTTGAATGGGCCGATGCCAAGGAGCGATTGCAGAACCTGGATTATCAGGGGCAGATGATGGCGATCAGCCGTTCTCAAGGCATTATCGAGTTTACCATGGACGGGGAAATTGTTAGCGCTAACGAAAACTTCCTCAAAGCCATTGATTATAAACTGGACGAAATAAAGGGTCGTCACCACAGCATGCTGGTTGACCCTGAATACGCAAAATCCACCGCGTACCAGGAGTTCTGGGCTGGCTTGCGCCGCGGAGAAGTTCAATCGGCAGAGTTCATTCGCTACGGCAAGAATGGAAAGAAGGTGGTTATCAATGCTGCCTATAACCCGATCCTGGACGCCAAGGGCAAGGTCACAAAAGTCGTCAAATTTGCCACGGATGTCACCGATAGAGTGAATGCGGTCAATGCGATTGGCACTGCCCTGACGCGGTTGGCGCAGGGTGATCTGAGCTTCACTCTGGATACTCCGTTTGCGCCGGATTTTGAAGAACTGCGTCGCACGATGAATGATGCATTGCTTCAGATGCGCAACACGCTTGGCGCGGTGTCGCATTCAACCAGCCAGATCGACAATGGCACGCGCGAAATCAGCCAGAGCGCAGAAGATCTGTCCAAGCGGACCGAGCAGCAGGCCGCCTCCCTGGAAGAGACCGCTGCGGCGCTTGACGAAATTACCGTCAATGTTTCGAATGCATCAAAGCGGGCAGAGGAAGCCCGTCATTCCGCATCCACAGCCAGCGACAATGCGATACGCTCTTCAAAGGTGGTTGAGGATGCGGTTGGGGCGATGTCGCGCATTGAGAACTCGTCCAATCAGATTTCCAATATCATTGGGGTGATCGACGAAATTGCCTTCCAGACCAATCTGCTGGCGCTGAATGCCGGTGTCGAGGCCGCTCGTGCTGGTGAAGCGGGCAAGGGCTTTGCCGTGGTCGCGCAAGAGGTTCGCGAACTGGCGCAGCGCTCTGCCCAGGCAGCCAAGGAAATCAAGGAACTGATCCGCAATTCTTCAAACGAGGTCAGCACCGGGGTAAGGCTGGTGAGCGAAACGGGCGAGGCGCTTCGGACGATCCAGCAGAATATTGTTGCGGTCAATGAACATATGGAAGCCATTACCAGTTCGGCGCGCGAGCAGGCCACCGGGCTTTCCGAAGTCAATGCGGCTGTCAACCAGATGGATCAGGTGACGCAGCAAAACGCGGCGATGGTGGAAGAGACAAATGCTGCCGGTGCATCGCTTGCCCAGGAAACGGCGCGTCTGCGTGAGTTGATTGAAAAATTCCAGTTGGGTGGAACCGGCATGCGGCCTTCGTCACGCCAGCTTGGCGCTGCGACGTCAGCTCATCGGCCCACGACCTCGCCAGCGCGGGAGCTGATGTCGAAGGTGGCGGGTTCCGTCGCATCCCAATCCGGCGGCGGGTGGAGCGAGTTTTAA